A window of Mustelus asterias chromosome 15, sMusAst1.hap1.1, whole genome shotgun sequence contains these coding sequences:
- the insm1a gene encoding insulinoma-associated protein 1a has product MPRGFLVKRSRKSTPVSYRIRSEDVAELEAGPESFPAPAGGAGAAAPPEPPLSSPVRPVSREQRFASLGSPLSAESFPNPAAFTALDRLLFAAAPAKLPAAPHSPLPPAPGERRNPPPPPRVKSPPPPKKTKAIRRLNFEDEVTTSPVLGLKIKEGPVEAKPRAGGGSGGGAGGAGKPLGEFICQLCKEEYIDPFSLAQHKCSRIVRVEYRCPECEKVFSCPANLASHRRWHKPRGQSLPSAPAGGKEPPAERDTPSPGSAPSESGSEDGLYECYRCAKRFKRQAYLRKHLLAHQPPAGEPPEARPEKPGHSPRANPECQHLCQLCGESFSSRASQERHLRLHASEVFPCKYCPATFYSSPGLTRHINKCHPSENRQVILLQMPVRPAC; this is encoded by the coding sequence ATGCCCCGAGGATTCCTGGTAAAGAGGAGCAGGAAATCGACTCCAGTCTCCTACCGGATCCGCTCTGAAGATGTGGCCGAGCTGGAGGCCGGGCCTGAGAGTTTTCCGGCCCCGGCCGGGGGAGCCGGAGCCGCCGCGCCGCCGGAGCCGCCGCTCTCCAGCCCCGTGCGGCCGGTCAGCCGGGAGCAGAGGTTCGCCAGCCTGGGCTCGCCGCTCAGCGCCGAGTCCTTCCCCAACCCGGCCGCCTTCACCGCGCTCGACCGCCTGCTGTTCGCCGCGGCGCCCGCCAAGCTGCCCGCGGCGCCGCATTCTCCGCTCCCGCCGGCGCCGGGCGAGCGCAGGaacccgccgccgccgccgcgggTCAAGAGCCCGCCGCCGCCCAAGAAGACCAAAGCCATCCGGAGACTCAACTTCGAGGACGAGGTGACCACCTCCCCGGTGCTGGGCTTGAAGATCAAAGAGGGGCCGGTGGAAGCCAAGCCCCGGGCGGGCGGCGGGTCTGGAGGAGGTGCCGGAGGGGCGGGAAAGCCGCTGGGTGAGTTTATCTGCCAGTTGTGCAAGGAGGAATACATCGACCCTTTCTCCCTAGCCCAGCACAAGTGTTCCCGCATCGTCCGGGTGGAATATCGCTGCCCCGAGTGCGAGAAAGTCTTCAGCTGCCCGGCCAACCTGGCATCGCACCGCCGCTGGCACAAGCCCCGGGGGCAGAGCCTGCCCAGCGCCCCGGCCGGCGGCAAGGAGCCCCCCGCCGAGAGGGACACCCCCAGCCCCGGCTCGGCGCCCTCCGAGTCCGGCTCCGAGGACGGTCTGTACGAATGCTACCGCTGCGCCAAGAGGTTCAAGCGCCAAGCTTACCTGCGGAAACACCTGCTGGCTCACCAGCCCCCCGCCGGAGAGCCTCCCGAAGCCCGGCCCGAGAAACCCGGCCACAGCCCCCGGGCCAACCCCGAGTGCCAGCACCTGTGCCAGCTGTGCGGCGAGAGCTTCTCCAGCCGGGCCAGCCAGGAGCGCCACCTCCGCCTGCACGCCTCCGAGGTTTTCCCCTGCAAGTACTGCCCGGCCACCTTCTACAGCTCCCCCGGACTGACCCGGCACATCAACAAATGCCACCCCTCGGAGAACAGGCAAGTCATCCTCCTGCAAATGCCAGTGCGACCCGCCTgttag